The proteins below come from a single Zingiber officinale cultivar Zhangliang unplaced genomic scaffold, Zo_v1.1 ctg129, whole genome shotgun sequence genomic window:
- the LOC122036007 gene encoding probable phytol kinase 2, chloroplastic: MVAQVTATLPALAPPRSAVRLDGRRALSFLSTSYPGFSQAFLPPGLLSSSSSPFRRITATMAAPVSLDSSILHDLGASAVTSFVALGLLRFWGELAKRGVFEQKLSRKLVHITVGLVFMLFWPLFSSGRWAPFLAALAPGINIIRMLLLGLGFLKNDATVKSMSRHGDYRELLKGPLFYACTITCSTAIFWRTSPIAIASICNLCAGDGVADIIGRRLGGTKLPYNPNKSFAGSIAMVLAGFLSSVWYMHYFHAFGFMEENWGMIIRFFIVSLAASVVESLPISTELDDNLTVPVASLLIGGLVF; this comes from the exons ATGGTCGCCCAAGTTACCGCGACCCTTCCGGCGCTTGCTCCTCCGAGGTCAGCAGTTCGCTTGGACGGTCGCCGCGCCTTATCATTCCTCTCCACCTCATATCCTGGGTTTTCCCAGGCTTTTCTGCCTCCGGGACTCCTCTCTTCCTCCAGCTCCCCCTTCCGCCGCATCACGGCGACTATGGCAGCCCCCGTGTCGCTCGATAGTTCGATTCTGCACGACTTGGGAGCTTCTGCCGTGACGAGTTTTGTTGCGCTCGGGCTCCTCCGGTTCTGGGGGGAGCTGGCTAAAAGAGGCGTCTTTGAGCAG aAACTAAGCAGGAAGCTTGTTCATATAACAGTAGGATTGGTTTTCATGCTCTTCTGGCCTTTGTTCAG CTCAGGACGTTGGGCGCCATTTCTTGCGGCTTTGGCACCAGGAATTAACATCATTAGGATGCTTCTCCTTGGACTTGGATTTTTGAAAAATGATGCCACAGTCAAGTCAATGAGCAGACACGGAGACTACAG GGAACTTTTGAAAGGACCGTTGTTCTACGCATGCACTATAACTTGTTCCACTGCAATCTTTTGGCGAACATCTCCTATCGCAATAGCTTCAATCTGCAACTTGTGTGCCGGAGATG GTGTGGCTGATATCATAGGGCGACGACTCGGTGGGACAAAACTTCCTTACAACCCTAATAAATCCTTCGCAGGTAGCATTGCGATGGTCTTGGCAGGGTTTTTATCATCAGTCTG GTACATGCATTACTTCCACGCCTTTGGATTCATGGAAGAAAATTGGGGAATGATCATACGCTTCTTCATCGTGTCTTTGGCTGCCTCAGTTGTGGAATCACTACCCATTAGTACAGAATTGGATGACAATTTAACTGTCCCAGTGGCATCGTTGTTAATAGGCGGCCTTGTTTTCTGA